The Aphidius gifuensis isolate YNYX2018 linkage group LG2, ASM1490517v1, whole genome shotgun sequence DNA window taaaatatttatatattattcaatcatttaattcaatttaaatgattgaataatatataaataaacaattagtttctattcttttatatttacttaacGAAAAATATTAGTATAAAAGCGAGACCCGGCGATACTttgagacgagaccgagacgagaccgagaccgaacCGAGACCGATACCGAGACTCGCTgaatctcgtctcgtctcgttaTGAAGCCTAACAGTTttcgagcaaaaaaattaaatatccgaattttttgtcaaattttgaagttttttttttattttctcaaaaactattatagataGGGGAAAAAACCCATtaagcgggcgatagagttttttgagacgaaTAATATGAGCCTTATACGAAGTCTCTCTTTTGATTTCgcgttgagttattcattgcgccgtttttaagttttttttcggcgagccataacttttgttataatcaagataggaagttcgtattaggctcaaattatgtGCCTCAAAAAAATCTAGTAACGGCATTAGgggtttttttctctctcaataacagttttcgagaaaaaaaaattaaatatcagaatttttttcttttaattttatagtttttttctttttttttcaaaaactattataaacgGAAAGGAATTTTGCaaagcgggcgatagagttttttgagacacaaaaattaagcctaatacgaagtctctactatgattttgcgtcgagttatatattgcgccgtttttataacttgtaaaattttcacatgaaaacgtatgtactattttaagttacataaataataatttaagaatgatgaaatataaaacagaaaagattCACGAATAAAAACCTTTGGTGATAAATACTCTCTGATGGAAAGTTTAGACACcacaaattttaaagaaaaaaaaatttttcaaaatttacattttagttttttgatcAAAAACTATCATTAATAGAGCAAAAAACCTATaacgcgggcgatagagttttttaatgcgcttcttttgagcctggtacgaagtctctcggttagttagttcgtaagttatgagcgtttttttcttttcgccgatgaattcaagactgcggctgagcctatggctcctagcctccgtaaaaaaaaaaaaaaacaaaacgaactatttgatgttaaaaaaatttaatgtcaaataatgatcgatttttttaacatcttttttatGAGCGAATTAACCACAAACACATGATGGTGCTTCATCGCCGCCACCAtgtatttgttctattatgattgctgctgtttatatatgatcaatattgttattgttattttgatttccactcggtacatcatttattaaattattatttactcctgttgttgttgtttcattgaatgattcaatatttaatcatctgttccatttttttgtccttaacaaattcattcaagatcttgaatttatttcgatcatggcaagcacaagcacttgaataaccactatcttgtgtattatttgattattgaacagatttatttcaaatactcattatttgatttaaaatattattacaactaccagtacaagtctcatgaaaattaccagacattggtatagcacctggtcctattttaaattttactgatttaggattaccagtacatttatcagatgtttttgataatatttcagtgtcattaattgtctcttgaaatcctatacaatctaaattaCCATCTTtgctatctttacgttcacgtggtaccacattttattcacatattatttattgttgtttggtattgtgattatgatgttgctgtcgtattatgtcaagcacttgaataaccactatcttgggttttatttgtttatttgacaaattcattttcaatactcattatttgattaaaaatattattacaaccaccagtacaagtctcatgaaaattaccagacattggtataaGATCTagtcgtattttaaattttactgatttaggattaccagtacatttatcacatgtttctaataatattttaatgtcatcaattgtctcttgaaatcctatacaatctaaaatacgatcttcactatctttacgttcacgtagtaccaaattttatccacatattatttattgttgtttggtattgtgattatgatgttgctgtcgtattatgtcaagcactccctggtggaaatattactattatcttgtgtattatttgtttatttaacagattaattttaaatactcattatttgatcaaaaataacataataaattatatattgtatataataaaagttttaaccttaatattcacctttgtctCTTGTGACGATGtcacaatgtaaaaaaaaataatataataatatatttgtaaatgatGAGTTCGGGTGACTGACGCCAGAGGGCTACGCACCGTTTGGCTTTTTCACAGCCGCCCAGTATACACGCTTTGCTTAACCGGGAGCGTGTGGCAAGGAAAAGTTGGCTATTTTTTGTACAGATTAAATGCTTTGGTTTTAGCTCTTTGCCAACTGGAAACGGTGGCATGTACAGAGACCCCCAGAGCGGCAAATCGTGGTATGCCCAGTGGTAAGCCCGCTTACCCCCACGATATTGTTCTGAAGTGTGTGTATGAGAGAGAATGTGGTAGTACTGGCAACGGACTACAGATTAGAGTAAGAAGTAGTACTGGCAACGGACTACAATTAGACCAGGTGGTAGTACCGGCAACGGACTACTTAGCGGCAGTACCGGCAACGGACTGCCTACAATTAATTGCGATTACCACTGGGAACGGGGTATGAGTAATTAAGGAAAAAGAGTTAGCTAGACCAGAAGTGAGATCCAGGGCGCGTACACCGCGGGGACTCACAAAACCACGAAACCACGGGATCTTGGGCGCGTACATCGCGGAGATTCACGATATCAAGAAACCACGAAACTACGAGTAAAGTCAAGTAAAATTTGGTATAATTGAATGTTGTAATTggataattgaatattataatttgataattgaattGGGTTATTAAATTGGGTAATTgagataattgaataatagaATTGAATAATTCAAAGCCGTCTAATTTAACGTACTGGACGAGTTATTTTTCGTCAACGAAGATTTTGAGTAATTGATTGTCATTAATAAACactgtaattttaattgatttgcattattgtattaattgGAGAACCCTGAACCACCTACCAGAACTGAGCCGGCAACAAGTTTTAACATTTTGGTATTTGAACCTATTGTGAATATTATAAAGTATCACGAATTCACGAAAGGTTCATTACACTCTTGAATCTTTCATGAAACTAAAactttaaacaaatttttttgtatcgttgtcaagggaataaataaataaaacaagatgaaaaataatttaaaattacttaccttcataccgttactttcgttgcatccatcttttgtttttttttttttactgcccattctaaagaagtttcacttcaaaaaacagtaaaaatcagagcataatttttattgttatttcgtATGAATTATTTCTATTGGAAAATATACCATTAATTCTTTGTCAGCAGcatttttatgtattgtcGGTACATGAACCACGTCAATCTATTTTACAAGTAagtaaatatgataaaaaacaaatatttttacaaatttatttaaattaaattaattcttattACTTGCGCATCATTTAGTTGTTGAATGACTTTTTCGCTTTCTATAAGAACGTCACATACTACAAGAAAGTCAGCTTATCTATAAAagtcataatatttattcctGATGGCTTCAGAAATTAATGATGCTGATTTATTGTATGGAACAGGACAGCATTCAAGATTCTAGTATATGCCAATGGgagttaatgatgatgatgattctgaTTTTGTTGGTCGTTTAATTGGATGATTGTTAATTGAAAAGTTTTTCTGAGGTTTAAGAAcctaaaatcaataataaataattccaattaacaagttttaataattatgaaaatatttaaaaagataccTTGGCTGATTCACTTGTTCGTTTCATAAGCTTGATCAAGTTATGATGTTCATTGGCACATGAAATGAGTGCTTTTGATGGATGATTGTTATGCAATAATattacatacatttttttcctATGTCGAAGATCACTAAGATCAGGAGCAAAATTAATATCACTTGATATTAATGCGACTGTTGCTGTATTACCGTGAATATCAGCGAATCTACGCActgattgttttaatttttcataagcTGCGTTTTTAGATGTTGATGAAATATGGATCAACTTGACctatttttaagtattaaaaaatattaacaaaggctttttaaaaattaatttaaattaaattaattgatttttacctttgatttaattaaatctttAATGTCTTTTTCAGTTTCTTTCGTGACATCGCAcacaacaacaaattcaatttcattataCCCATTAGAAAATGTACTCCTAACAATTTGTGTTAGAACTTCAGCTGTTTTGCCTTTTGGTACACGGACGTTTTCTATATCCCAGAATAATGCCATggaatttaatgatgatgattgggATTTTGTTACTGGTTCTTGTTTGCTTAGGTTTGGTTGATTTTCAACATTCAGCTCAATCATAGTGACTATTCAGGACTATctctttaaaacataaaaattaaataatatatttttatttatataatttaattttttttagagctCAAGCACGCATGAATGGTGAAAACGTGTTTGATTCTAAAAGAACTGAagtttttaaaagataaagaaaatcGTCGAGCTCAAGGTAActtgaattgaaaattcatcattatattttgtttgaccattttttgaaattaaattattattcatccaGGTTGTCAACTTGTCACTCTTCAACAGCctgttgttttaaaaataaatacaattattgctGAAAATCAATACCACCACCAACAagaccatcatcatcacaaaaaaataaaaattcatcaaacatAGCAACACCACAAAAACCTCCAAgaaaacaattatcaatatttaaaaataaaaaattggatccatttgataaaacaatgaaacCACCAAATATTTTAACTTACGCTGATAATACAATtgccaaagaaaatataaaaaaagtacttgaattatcattaaatatggATAAACATACAGTTtatgaattatcatcaaatgatgctaaaaaaagacctggtaacgtttgttggggcgtgtggcccgcgttacccgttgaaaattaaaaattttcaatactccggctagggccatgattatttcaaattattgctgaaatatattttaatggtttattaacaataacattacTCGAATCAAGGCTTTTTTTGGagccttataaacattttatttcaactctatgatgacattttttggtccgtttttttgatttttttttcggtgagtcataacttttgttataatcaagataggaagttcgtattaggctcaaattatgcgccttaaaaaaatctagtgacagCATTGgggtttttttctctcaataacagttttcgagcaaaaaaattaaatatccgaattttttgtcaaattttgaagttttttttttttttctcaaaaactattatagataGGGGAAAAAACCCATTtcgcgggcgatagagttttttgagacgcataATATAAGCCTTATACGAAGCCTCTCTTTTGATTTCgcgttgagttattcattgcgccgtttttcagtttttttttggcgagtcataacttttgttataatcaagatagggagttcgtattaggctcaaattatgcgcctCAAAAAAATCTAGTAACGGCATCACgggtttttttctctctcatcaacggtttttgagaaaaaaaattaaatatcggaattttttttttcaattttatagttttttttttttttctcaaaaaactattataaatggGAAGGGATTTCGCaaagcgggcgatagagttttctgAGACACATAAactgagcctaatacgaagtctctactataattttgcgtcgagttatttattgcgccgtttttataacttgtaaaattttcacataaaaacgtatgtactattttaagttacataaataataatttaagaataatgaaatataaaacagaaaagattTACGAACGAAAAACCTTCGGTGATAGTAGTGTATCAAGGAGAGTTCTAGACCAGAGGGAGGTCGAAAAAAGGTAGATCGGCAAGGGGACAGGGGACTGCAACTCGGTCGGTAAaacagagatggtaaagaaatttgtcatttgatgGTGTGAAATCCTCAATTGTCATGTGTCGGTAATACAgatttggaaaatttttgtcattttaacgtGCGATTTTGTCATGTCTTATGTTTTTTGTCCCATATACCATTTGATGGTGTAAATTCCCAATTGTCATGTGTCGGTATTACAGACTTGAccgggaaaaaattaaattttgttattttaacatgCGATTTATCATGTCCCATGTCCTGGGGTATAGCACAAGTCTCAAGTCCCATGTCTCATGTcctataaacatatatatttttaaattggatGTTGTTGTAactaggaaaaaataaaaacgaaatattaattttttattattattcattcatttttcaatactaTCATAGGATTGTAAGCTGACGTCATCATTcagttttttaacttgaatatcaattcaacatgaaattacaaaaaaatgattctcGTAGAATGtattcaaagataaaaaaatggagagtcatcaaaaaagtaaagtcaactatatttttatttttctaaaatcatataaatcaCGTCCAACGTGAAGACAATGATTTGAACGGGGCATCGAAACATGATCCACGACGTACGGCAAGCACGCGCGGTCATTGTAGATTCATTGTTTCAATCATGCatcgctttttattttttgcttactttgcacatttttatttttcttttcaagacaaatgtattgttctttttatttattaaatatattttatgttgattgcacggtaaattattcatctttcaTTAGTCAGTGGTCAGTTGATCTCGCGGCAACTACTTCCTcctgattattaaaaaaaattatatatttaaaaatgtattctaTCGAAAGGTGAGAGAAGCTTGTTAACATTTTAAGTGCGGGTTATTCATCTGCAAAtactattgaaaatattgatcgaTGGATCAAATGGGGTAGTGTAAATGTAaaactattgaataaatttttgaaaaattcagcTGATTCAGtcggtttaaaaaaaagaatccaATTAGTAGTTGTTAGACttacaacaataattgaaaaGCTGCAAGTGAAAAGAGAAAAGACATTACATCATGGTGCTGGTATGAGTACTCATCATGATGAACCAACATTGCATGACAGAGTAAAATGGAATGACTtggagaatatttttaaaggaaATATCATAACCGGAAGTGTAACAAATCTTTATCATATaggaattgaaaattttttgagagATGCTCAAACTGTTGTCAGCAAAAAACTAAaagcttttttgaaaaaaaaaattaatctcaagATCAATTCATGTTTACATTGTGAATATGAAGTTTTAGAAGATGATACAGAAGTGAGAGAAATCAAatcttttattacaaaaaatgctGTTATACTTCCAACAACAGACCTGGATGAGTGGTTTAATGAACATTTTTTCGATccattattaaagaaaattgagGAGTTTAATCTTGGTATTTCCGGCTggagcttgaaaaaaattcagagcATTATCTTCACTGTATGCAAATATCAACCGTTGCATGGTGGTGATTCTACGTTTGTTAAAAGTTTTACAGTTACAGTtttgaatatagaaaatagagataatttttgttttttgtggtGTGTAACTGCAGCTTTGCATCCTGCACAAATACATACGAATCGTGTGGTATCATATCCACATTTTAGTACAATATTATCATATGATGGAATATCTTTTCCAATGAAGCTGCGAGACAtaccaaaatttgaaaaactcaACAATTTGTGACAGTCAAACGATTCATCTGTTGGCAGTCGATAAAAacgaaaatgataaaaaaaaaaaagttaccaaTACTAATGAcagtatttttgatgatgaatgttTTTCGGCTGacgacgacgatgatgatgatgatgacgatgacgacAATAAAATGGAAGTTGATGAcgaatatgaaaattatgttcaaaagcagaaaaaaggaaaaaaaattttccattttgcattaattaaaaatttatcacgcTTGGTAGGCTCACAAGTGAATAAGAAAAATGGTCGTTTATACATATGTGACAGATGTCTAAATCATTTCTCGTCAGAGCTTTATTTGGAAAAACATTTAGCTGACTGTTGTCAAATTAATCATGCACGGATGATTATGCCAAGAAAAGATGCCAATAtactgaaatttaaaaatcatcgatACAGAGAACTTGTACCTTTTGTCGTCTATGCTGATTTGGAGTGTATTTTAAAACCGATTGATAATACCGACTCTGAAGAACATATTCCACACAGTGCTGCGTACTATGTTAAATGTACCTATGATAATACATTATCATTCTATAGAATGAATCGTAGTGAGAATTGTATTGAATGGTTTATTGgagaatttgaaaaattagctCACCAGGTCAATGATGTACTTCTAAATCCAATACCAATGGAAAAATTGACTGTGCAACAGGAGCATGAATTTCAAAATGCCACAATTTGTCATATATGTGAGGAGATAATGTATCACGATCATTTCAGCGGATCATATCGAGGTCCAGCTCATGCTAGATGCAATATCAACTATACAAAGTCTCACAACATACCTGTCGTTATGCACAATTTATCGGGATACGACTCACACTTTTTAATACAAGAACTTTGCAAGGCATTCGATGGTCGCATACATATATTAccaataaacaaagaaaaatacatttcattcacaaaaaaaGTGGATAATACTGTTGTAAGTTTAAGATTCATCGACTCATTTAGATTTATGTCTAGTAGTATTGATAGATTATCATCGGATTTGAGcaatgatcaaaaaattataacacgtAGTGAATGCAATAGTGAATACTTTGATTTATTGTGTAGAAAAGGTACGAATATATTGACTCATGGGAAAAATTAACTGAAACAACTCTACcaccaaaaaaagaatttttctcaaaattgaataattccGATATATCAGATGCAGACTATGAACATGCCAAAAATATTtgggaaaaatttcaaataaatacattaggtgaatattctgatttatatttgaaaactgATGTGCTTTTGTTGGCAGAtatctttgaaaattttcgcTTGAGCTGTTTATCAACATACAGTCTATATGCACTTCATTATTTTACCGCACCAGGTCGAGCATTTGATGCAATGTTAAAGTATACAGGTGTGGAACTTGAACTTTTGACAGACCCAGCAATGCATCTTTTCATTGAGAAAGGAATTCGAGGTGATGTTGCACAATGTATGAACCGATACGCAAAAGCCAACAACcgatatatttcaaataaatgttgttcaaaaaattttcaattcctATATGATAAAGATTTGTTACACTTCCGGTTATGATATttcctttaaaaatattctccaAGTCATTCCATTTTACTCTGTCATGCAATGTTGGTTCATCATGATGAGTACTCATACCAGCACCATGATGTAATGTCTTTTCTCTTTTCACTTGCAGCttttcaattattgttgtaaGTCTAACAACTACTAATtggattcttttttttaaaccgaCTGAATCAgctgaatttttcaaaaatttattcaatagtttTACATTTACACTACCCCATTTGATCCAtcgatcaatattttcaatagtaTTTGCAGATGAATAACCCGCACTTAAAATGTTAACAAGCTTCTCTCACCTTTCGAtagaatacatttttaaatatataattttttttaataatcaggAGGAAGTAGTTGCCGCGAGATCAACTGACCACTGACTAAtgaaagatgaataatttaccgtgcaatcaacataaaatatatttaataaataaaaagaacaatacatttgtcttgaaaagaaaaataaaaatgtgcaaagtaagcaaaaaataaaaagcgatGCATGATTGAAACAATGAATCTACAATGACCGCGCGTGCTTGCCGTACGTCGTGGATCATGTTTCGATGCCCCGTTCAAATCATTGTCTTCACGTTGGACGtgatttatatgattttagaaaaataaaaatatagttgactttacttttttgatgactctccatttttttatctttgaataCATTCTACgagaatcatttttttgtaatttcatgttgaattgatattcaagttaaaaaactgAATGATGACGTCAGCTTACAATCCTATGAtagtattgaaaaatgaatgaataataataaaaaattaatatttcgagtaaatttattgctgacaagaaaaaattttcagaaGTCAATCTAAAATGGAGAatgtttttggaaaatttccaaaaatttttttaaaatttctgaaaaaattttattgcatatTTGGTTGACTCCCGAAACTTTGTCAAATCTACTTTACCATCAGTCGGTAAAGAAGGGATCTTCATTACTGACCGCGATGAAAGTTTCATGTGTCATccgaaaatacaataaaatttttttaattttcatttttattttttcctagtTACAACAACatccaatttaaaaatatatatgtttataggACATGAGACATGGGACTTGAGACTTGTGCTATACCCCAGGACATGGGACATGATAAATCGcatgttaaaataacaaaatttaattttttcccggTCAAGTCTGTAATACCGACACATGACAATTGGGAATTTACACCATCAAATGGTATATGGGACAAAAAACATAAGACATGACAAAATCGCacgttaaaatgacaaaaattttccaaatcTGTATTACCGACACATGACAATTGAGGATTTCACACcatcaaatgacaaatttctttaccatctctgttTTACCGACCGAGTTGCAGTCCCCTGTCCCCTCGCCGATCTACCTTTTCGAACTCCTCTGGTCTAGAACTCTCCCATACACTACTATCACCGAGGTTTTTCGTTCGTAaatcttttctgttttatatttcattattcttaaattattatatataacttaaaatagtacatacgtttttatgtgaaaattttacaagttataaaaacggcgcaataaataactcgacgcaaaattatagtagagacttcgtattaggctcagtTTATGTGTCTcagaaaactctatcgcccgctttGCAAAATCCCTTCccatttataatagttttttgagaaaaaaaaaaaaaactataaaattgaaaaaaaaaattccgatatttaattttttttctcaaaaaccgttgatgagagagaaaaaaacccGTAATGCCGTTACTAGATTTTTTTGaggcgcataatttgagcctaatacgaactccctatcttgattataacaaaagttatggctcgccaaaaaaaaactgaaaaacggcgcaatgaataactcaacgcGAAATCAAAAGAGAGGCTTCGTATAAGGCTTATATtatgcgtctcaaaaaactctatcgcccgcgaAATGGGTTTTTTCCCCtatctataatagtttttgagaaaaaaaaaaaaaacttcaaaatttgacaaaaaattcggatatttaatttttttgctcgaaaactgttattgagagagaaaaaaaaccccaatgccgtcactagatttttctaaggcgcataatttgagcctaatacgaacttcctatcttgattataacaaaagttatgactcaccgaaaaaaaaatcaaaaaaacggaccaaaaaatgtcatcatagagttgaaataaaatgtttataaggctCCAAAAAAAGCCTTGATTCGAgtaatgttattgttaataaaccattaaaatatatttcagcaataatttgaaataatcatggccctagccggagtattgaaaatttttaattttcaacgggtaacgcgggccacacgccccaacaaacgttaccaggtctttttttagcatcatttgatgataattcataAACTGTATGTTTATccatatttaatgataattcaagtactttttttatattttctttggcaATTGTATTATCAGCGTAAGTTAAAATATTTGGTGgtttcattgttttatcaaatggatccaattttttatttttaaatattgataattgttttcTTGGAGGTTTTTGTGGTGTTGCTatgtttgatgaatttttatttttttgtgatgatgatggtctTGTTGGTGGTGGTATTGATTTTCagcaataattgtatttatttttaaaacaacagGCTGTTGAAGAGTGACAAGTTGACAACCtggatgaataataatttaatttcaaaaaatggtcaaacaaaatataatgatgaattttcaattcaagTTACCTTGAGCTCGACgattttctttatcttttaaaaactTCAGTTCTTTTAGAATCAAACACGTTTTCACCATTCATGCGTGCTTGagctctaaaaaaaattaaattatataaataaaaatatattatttaatttttatgttttaaagagATAGTCCTGAATAGTCACTATGATTGAGCTGAATGTTGAAAATCAACCAAACCTAAGCAAACAAGAACCAGTAACAAAATcccaatcatcatcattaaattccATGGCATTATTCTGGGATATAGAAAACGTCCGTGTACCAAAAGGCAAAACAGCTGAAGTTCTAACACAAATTGTTAGGAGTACATTTTCTAATGGGtata harbors:
- the LOC122850346 gene encoding meiosis regulator and mRNA stability factor 1-like; its protein translation is MIELNVENQPNLSKQEPVTKSQSSSLNSMALFWDIENVRVPKGKTAEVLTQIVRSTFSNGYNEIEFVVVCDVTKETEKDIKDLIKSKVKLIHISSTSKNAAYEKLKQSVRRFADIHGNTATVALISSDINFAPDLSDLRHRKKMYVILLHNNHPSKALISCANEHHNLIKLMKRTSESAKVLKPQKNFSINNHPIKRPTKSESSSSLTPIGIY